A stretch of DNA from Hippopotamus amphibius kiboko isolate mHipAmp2 chromosome 5, mHipAmp2.hap2, whole genome shotgun sequence:
CCCCTCCCACTGTGCCCAAAGCGTACCAGGCCCAAGGTCCCCGGGCAGCCCCCACACCCACAGCCCCCAGAGGACCCATGCTACCCGCTCTGCCCCCTGCCACCTGCACTTTCTCTGCCAGGAACCCCCTCCCCCCTACCGAAATCCCCACCCAGGCTCGGACCCGGGTCTCCGGACCCAGAAGCGATTTTATTTCTCCGTAGAAGATGCCCTCACAGCCAGGCTGTCGGGCTGGACCAGAGGCCTAGGGTCCCAGCCTTCTGCCAGACGCCTGATTCCTGGAGATGTCCTGCTGACTGGGACTTGGAGCTGGTGGAGAAACAGGGTAGTCTCACGTCTAGGGAAGGGAGAGGgccacaggctgtggagcagggCCAAGGCTGCCCCCAGCAccagccaggccaggctggggagggggcagccacAGGCTCAGGCTTGGGGGGACAAGCTTAGAAGCtctgcgggagggaggggacctcAGGGCCCAGCCCAGAGGAGGGCGGGTCCCAGGCTGAGCAGGAGCCCCCCCGCCAGGGCCCAGGGGCTGCGGCCTGCCCGCGCCACCCCGTTGCACAAATCCTTCTCACAGCAGTCCACATCTACTTTCAAGATCCCAGAGTTAATGAAGCCCATCAGATAGTCGGAGAAAAAGTGCCGCTTCACGAAGTCACAGGACGAGGCACACATCTTGTTCACAGAATGATCCTTCCtgcctggggaagagggaggggagccTGGGACTGGAGCCCACCGGGCCCTCTCTGCCTCACACCCAGGACCCTCCAAGTCAGCCCAGGACCCCAGAACAACAGAACTGAGGCTTCAGCCCACCCATGCTGTCCCCAGCTACATGGAAAGGGCCACAGAGGGGCCAGAGAGGGTCAGGCACCTGCTGATTGTCACACAGCAGGGCAGTGTCCTGCCCCCAGACCCATGCTCTTCCTGAGGCCAGAGAGACTCTGATGACACAgccaaccacccccccccccaaccccggctGGAGCCTGACTTACTGCTGCTGGGATCTGTGATCCGGACACTGGCACACACCGTGTCCGACGGCTGGCACTGCTTCGGGGTGCAATGGCTGGAGTTGGTGGTCAGTGTGCAGTCCTGGCACCACAGGCCATGAGCTGGGCAGGGCACGGGGAGCAGGATGACCAGAGGAACCGGGGTCCAGGCCAGCCAGCCCCCCGCATCCTCCCCACCTGCCTTGCCACAGGTCCTAGGAGAACCACGCAGCTGTAGGAGGCTGGGCACCCCTTGGCCAGGAGTGACGAGGCCAAACTAGCACCTGGAGGACAGGCTGGGAGGACCTGTGTGCTTGTGGGCAGGTTGGGGTGAGGGTGCCACCACTGGGACTCCGGAAGCccctatccccccccccccaggccccacacacgtgcacagcacacacacagccacagtATCACACCTGTGGTGCCCTCCTACACACTCCTCCCCGCTTGCACACATCCCCCCAGAATCCAGTTGGTTCCAATCCAGGAAGGAACAAACAGGACTTGACGGGAGGCCAGGTGGGCCTCTGAGAAGAGAGGGAGCACAAGAACCCCGGCACTAAGCGGGAGCACCCGTGCAGCACCCGCCGCCAGACCGAGGCCCGGGAGGAAGAGCACCCGTTGCCTCAGGAGCCAAGAAAGACCGACGCGGCTGGAGCGGGGTCAGCGCGAGCAGGGGTGACACCCGGGAGGGCCGGCCGGGGTCGCAGGGTtcggcagggggtgtgggtttgatggGCATCCTTGGAGAACGGCTGCCCTGCACCTGGCTCTCTCCAGAGCTGCCTGGCACAGGCTCTCGGGCGACCGGGCCtacccccgcccgccgcccccagACTCACCAGGGGCAGAGCACAGCAGAGAGGCCAGCAGCAGCAGGCCGAGGCCCTTCACGGCTGCAGGCAGCATGCTCCCGGCGGGCCGCGGGAAGGCGCGGGGGCCACGGGCGGCGGTCGTCTGGGGCACAGGCCTGGCGGGGAGAAGCCTCGATCAGGAGACCAAGCCCGGCTCAGCTCGAGGGACCCTCCCCTTTTCTGGCATCCTAACGTAACCTCCTCCCCGGAATCCAGGGCC
This window harbors:
- the LY6H gene encoding lymphocyte antigen 6H, translated to MLPAAVKGLGLLLLASLLCSAPAHGLWCQDCTLTTNSSHCTPKQCQPSDTVCASVRITDPSSSRKDHSVNKMCASSCDFVKRHFFSDYLMGFINSGILKVDVDCCEKDLCNGVARAGRSPWALAGGLLLSLGPALLWAGP